From Staphylococcus delphini, one genomic window encodes:
- a CDS encoding FAD/NAD(P)-binding protein, with product MTYEWVIIGGGVHATTIALQLRQLGLPVEQLRMIDPHPHLLDQFDRQTARIEMPYLRSPLVHHCHPEPFDLKKFAKQEGYTQPMIGPYQRPRLDMFFDHTRHWIRHYGLETCHICQKAIHLCRCCEDWEITLDNQQQIRTQHVVLAMGTHHTPFIPPAFQDQPHVQHIHSRDLDTTMQGSHVVGSGISAGHLAIKLLTESPDKTVHLWMKKPFDVHHFDADPAWLGPKNMKPFEAMPLAERIHVNKQERHKGSMPRDMYMTLKNYEKAGRLIVHHTPIERLEDHCIVVGETRVAYDGIYLATGFVLDVMTQPLIQDILRLPEAQLVAGYPKTTTQLEWVPRLYVSGMLADLALGPFARNIMGGRQAALRIGQAYIESTTAYQNAV from the coding sequence GTGCATGCGACGACGATTGCATTACAACTCCGACAACTCGGATTACCCGTGGAACAACTGAGAATGATTGATCCACATCCTCATTTATTAGATCAATTTGATAGACAAACAGCGCGTATCGAGATGCCTTATTTACGTTCGCCATTAGTGCATCATTGTCATCCTGAACCTTTTGATTTGAAAAAATTCGCGAAACAAGAAGGCTATACACAACCAATGATTGGTCCGTATCAACGCCCAAGATTAGATATGTTTTTCGACCATACACGTCATTGGATACGTCATTACGGTTTAGAGACATGTCATATTTGTCAAAAGGCAATACATCTATGTCGTTGCTGTGAAGATTGGGAAATTACATTAGACAATCAGCAACAAATTCGAACACAACACGTCGTTTTAGCTATGGGGACACACCATACGCCGTTCATTCCACCTGCATTTCAAGATCAACCGCACGTGCAACATATTCACAGTCGTGACCTCGATACAACGATGCAAGGTTCTCATGTGGTCGGAAGTGGGATTTCGGCAGGGCATCTTGCTATTAAATTGCTCACAGAAAGTCCAGATAAAACTGTTCATTTATGGATGAAGAAGCCTTTTGATGTCCATCATTTCGATGCGGATCCGGCGTGGTTAGGTCCGAAAAATATGAAGCCTTTTGAAGCGATGCCGTTAGCGGAAAGAATTCACGTTAACAAACAAGAACGTCATAAAGGCTCCATGCCGAGAGATATGTATATGACATTGAAAAATTATGAAAAAGCAGGCCGTTTGATCGTGCACCATACGCCTATCGAACGACTAGAAGATCATTGTATCGTTGTTGGAGAGACGCGCGTGGCATACGATGGCATTTATTTGGCAACGGGCTTTGTTCTTGATGTAATGACACAACCACTTATTCAAGACATTTTACGATTACCTGAAGCACAACTCGTCGCAGGTTACCCGAAAACGACAACACAGCTGGAATGGGTGCCTCGTTTATATGTTTCAGGCATGTTAGCGGACTTGGCATTAGGTCCTTTTGCCCGCAATATTATGGGTGGTCGACAAGCGGCGTTACGTATCGGTCAAGCGTATATCGAAAGTACGACAGCTTATCAGAACGCAGTATAA
- a CDS encoding IS110 family transposase has protein sequence MNCLGIDVSKSESVVAHYKDEVLVKELVIQNNQNGYRHLENYIKHLDSLFILFESTGIYSRGMKRFCAVHKIDYLEMNPLEAKFKMSSLRSWKTDKSDAHKLALLAFRMKDSKVQRQSEEIYFELRERARFHLEMETNQNRLKVELVETLHQTFPGLEKLFTNRYSKIALNIAKTFPHPDYVSMLSDDELVEKVLHSTDKGISVNKAHKYAQKLIEIKNNSFPNVDKSSFLIKKVQYLCDKLLIAIEEKKVFDQEMIDLAKKTTEFENIISIPGIGELTAALLIGELGDIRNFKTNKQLNAFVGIDIKRYQSGTSKSRDTINKRGNKKARRLLYLIIMNIIRGRNHYQSHIVDYYYKLREQPHGKPHKTAVIASINRLLKTIHYLIVNDKLYDYQKAPH, from the coding sequence ATCAACTGTTTAGGCATTGATGTAAGTAAGTCAGAAAGTGTGGTCGCACATTATAAGGATGAAGTTTTGGTTAAAGAATTGGTCATTCAAAATAATCAAAATGGCTATCGTCATCTTGAAAATTATATCAAGCATCTTGATTCCCTATTTATCCTCTTTGAATCAACAGGTATTTATTCAAGGGGCATGAAACGCTTCTGTGCAGTTCACAAAATAGATTACTTAGAAATGAATCCCCTAGAAGCCAAGTTCAAAATGAGTTCATTAAGGTCATGGAAAACAGATAAATCAGACGCACATAAACTTGCACTTCTTGCCTTTAGAATGAAAGATTCAAAGGTACAACGTCAGTCTGAAGAGATATACTTTGAACTGAGAGAACGTGCACGCTTTCACTTAGAAATGGAGACGAACCAAAATCGTCTCAAAGTTGAGTTAGTCGAAACACTACATCAAACATTTCCAGGGTTAGAAAAGTTATTTACTAACAGATATTCAAAAATCGCATTAAATATAGCTAAAACATTTCCTCATCCTGATTATGTAAGCATGTTGTCTGATGATGAATTAGTCGAAAAAGTGCTTCATTCAACTGATAAAGGCATTTCAGTTAATAAAGCTCACAAGTATGCCCAAAAATTAATTGAGATCAAGAATAATAGTTTTCCGAATGTGGACAAGTCTTCTTTTCTAATAAAAAAAGTCCAATACCTATGTGACAAACTGCTTATTGCGATAGAAGAAAAGAAAGTATTTGATCAGGAAATGATTGATCTAGCAAAAAAAACGACTGAGTTTGAAAACATTATTTCAATTCCTGGCATCGGAGAACTCACAGCTGCATTGCTTATTGGGGAGCTTGGTGATATTAGAAATTTTAAAACAAATAAACAACTGAATGCATTTGTAGGTATTGATATTAAACGTTATCAATCAGGAACTTCAAAAAGTAGAGATACAATCAACAAAAGAGGAAATAAAAAAGCGAGACGTTTATTGTATTTGATCATTATGAACATTATTAGGGGAAGAAATCATTATCAAAGCCATATTGTGGATTATTATTACAAATTAAGAGAGCAGCCTCATGGGAAACCCCACAAGACTGCCGTAATAGCGAGTATCAATCGCTTATTAAAGACCATTCACTACTTGATAGTCAATGATAAATTATATGATTATCAGAAAGCACCCCACTAA
- a CDS encoding anthranilate synthase component II, with the protein MILVIDNYDSFTYNLVDMFRLKEDVVVKYPDDDTLYDLQPDALVISPGPGHPDDTTRLHEIIDHFKGIPILGICLGAQALYRYYGGRVVVAEKVMHGKIDTLQFEKPTLLYEGISEHSDIMRYHSLICEEKSLPEVIHITGRTSDSIQSFEHQVRPHYGIQYHPESFASIAVAGIVENFLTIVKKGVLTHDVTE; encoded by the coding sequence ATGATTTTAGTCATTGATAATTATGATTCGTTTACGTATAACCTCGTCGATATGTTTCGGTTAAAGGAAGATGTTGTGGTGAAGTATCCGGATGACGACACATTGTATGACCTTCAACCAGATGCACTTGTTATTTCGCCTGGTCCAGGTCATCCCGATGATACGACGCGGCTCCATGAGATTATCGATCATTTTAAAGGTATACCGATTTTAGGAATTTGTCTCGGTGCACAAGCATTGTATCGGTATTATGGTGGCCGAGTCGTCGTCGCGGAAAAAGTCATGCATGGCAAAATTGATACGTTACAATTTGAAAAGCCGACATTGTTATACGAAGGAATTTCAGAACATTCTGATATTATGCGTTATCACTCACTCATTTGTGAAGAAAAGTCGTTACCTGAAGTGATCCATATTACCGGTAGAACAAGCGACAGTATTCAATCGTTTGAACATCAAGTCCGACCGCATTACGGCATTCAATATCATCCGGAATCATTCGCAAGTATCGCGGTAGCAGGCATTGTAGAAAACTTTTTAACAATCGTAAAGAAAGGTGTGTTGACACATGACGTTACTGAATAA
- a CDS encoding YeiH family protein: protein MSKVKGLCLTLTIAIIATLLGHFFPIVGSAIFAMVIGMILNNTLKLSESFKPGIQYSSKKVLHYSIILLGFTLSFQSIGTVGLKSLPILIVTLIVAFVVVTLLVKLLHIDLHTGILIGVGTSICGGSAIAATSPVIKAKDNIIAFSLSTVFLFNLIAVIIFPPIGHFFHMSQEAFGFFSGTAINDTSSVVAASALYGSKALEVATIVKLTRTLFIIPITIGLAFWMAKRQQTTNDGGQSQNIWAMIPNFIIWFIVASLISTVFNFSDGVITIFKQAALFFITIALAGVGLSVKFSQFKQAGIRPILLGMITWVALIVTSLIILAMIGML, encoded by the coding sequence ATGTCAAAAGTAAAAGGATTATGCCTAACGCTCACTATTGCCATTATCGCTACCCTCTTAGGTCACTTTTTTCCAATTGTAGGGAGTGCGATTTTTGCGATGGTCATCGGCATGATTTTGAATAATACGTTAAAACTATCCGAATCATTCAAACCCGGTATTCAGTATAGCAGCAAAAAAGTATTGCATTACAGCATCATATTGCTCGGTTTTACACTCAGTTTTCAATCAATCGGCACAGTGGGTCTCAAATCACTACCGATACTCATTGTGACTTTAATTGTTGCCTTTGTTGTGGTCACATTGTTAGTCAAGTTACTCCATATTGATTTACATACAGGGATTTTAATCGGTGTCGGCACGTCCATTTGTGGGGGTTCTGCGATTGCCGCAACAAGTCCCGTCATTAAAGCCAAAGACAATATCATTGCTTTCAGTCTTTCTACAGTGTTTTTATTTAACTTAATCGCGGTCATTATTTTCCCACCGATAGGCCACTTTTTTCATATGAGTCAAGAAGCATTTGGTTTTTTCAGTGGGACAGCGATTAACGATACATCGAGTGTCGTTGCAGCAAGTGCGTTGTATGGTTCAAAGGCACTTGAAGTCGCGACCATTGTTAAATTAACACGTACACTTTTTATTATTCCGATTACGATTGGTTTGGCATTTTGGATGGCTAAACGTCAACAAACGACAAATGACGGTGGCCAAAGTCAAAATATATGGGCGATGATTCCCAACTTTATTATTTGGTTTATTGTGGCATCACTGATCAGTACCGTTTTTAATTTTTCTGATGGTGTCATTACGATTTTCAAACAAGCAGCACTCTTTTTCATTACGATCGCACTTGCGGGGGTTGGTTTATCAGTCAAATTTAGCCAATTTAAACAAGCAGGTATTCGCCCTATCTTGTTAGGAATGATCACTTGGGTTGCTTTAATTGTGACAAGTTTGATTATTTTAGCGATGATTGGCATGTTGTAA
- the trpD gene encoding anthranilate phosphoribosyltransferase, with protein sequence MTLLNKMMNFEALNHEEMGAYIATLLSETTPLEDKVALLVAYTMKGETSEELYALCENLIHTMYPEQPQYPGSMCVCGTGGDGSNSFNISTTVSFVAASGGIEVVKHGNKSVTSQSGGMDILQAMGIATTPVQSVMQQLKDTHLAFVSATESYPVMKNMQPVRVKVGRPTILNLVGPIINPFALDYQSMGVFDPTRMMKIAEVLQRLGRKRAIVIHGANGMDEATLSGDNQIVEMDQTTGIREYTVNATDYGLRYAPDAALRGGTPEENKEITLNILNGTDQSVRRDVVLLNAGLAFYTAEIVDTIEAGIAHAASCIDSGAAFKQYEQARGVVV encoded by the coding sequence ATGACGTTACTGAATAAAATGATGAACTTTGAAGCACTTAATCATGAAGAAATGGGCGCGTATATAGCAACGTTATTATCTGAAACGACGCCGTTAGAAGATAAAGTCGCATTGCTTGTCGCTTACACGATGAAAGGTGAAACATCAGAAGAATTGTATGCGTTATGTGAAAACTTGATTCATACGATGTACCCAGAACAACCCCAATATCCAGGCAGTATGTGTGTCTGCGGGACAGGTGGCGATGGCTCGAATAGTTTCAATATTTCTACAACCGTATCATTTGTGGCGGCAAGTGGTGGTATAGAAGTTGTTAAGCACGGTAATAAAAGTGTCACGTCACAATCAGGCGGCATGGATATTTTACAAGCAATGGGCATAGCGACGACCCCTGTACAATCTGTGATGCAACAGTTAAAAGACACACATTTGGCTTTTGTCAGTGCGACAGAATCTTATCCGGTGATGAAAAATATGCAGCCGGTCCGTGTGAAAGTGGGGCGTCCAACGATTTTAAACCTTGTGGGCCCGATCATTAATCCGTTTGCGTTAGATTATCAGTCGATGGGGGTGTTTGATCCGACGAGAATGATGAAAATTGCTGAAGTGTTACAGCGATTAGGGCGTAAAAGAGCTATTGTCATTCATGGGGCGAACGGCATGGATGAAGCGACGTTATCGGGTGACAATCAAATCGTTGAAATGGACCAAACGACAGGGATTCGTGAATATACAGTAAATGCGACGGATTATGGATTACGTTATGCACCGGATGCAGCGCTTCGAGGTGGGACACCAGAAGAGAATAAGGAAATAACACTAAACATTTTAAATGGAACGGACCAATCTGTAAGAAGAGACGTCGTGTTACTCAATGCAGGACTTGCGTTTTACACAGCAGAAATTGTCGACACGATTGAAGCAGGGATTGCCCATGCAGCCTCATGCATTGATTCAGGCGCTGCATTCAAACAATATGAACAAGCAAGAGGTGTAGTGGTATGA
- the trpC gene encoding indole-3-glycerol phosphate synthase TrpC: MTILDDIVEYKKQLLTEGYYEALLSNLEEVAVSHKPTVAEQFENDRTIGVIAEIKSKSPTVSDIPERNLEEQLRLYTAGGASAISILTDEHYFGGSYERMAALTKQTDVPVLCKDFMVDERQIDVAKKAGASMILLIVNILTDEALARLHDYATGLGLEVLVEVHDPQELARAHRVHPQFVGINNRNLRSFKTDVSHTGQILTSRQQGIHYISESGIKTVADIETLVPTGIAGVLVGETLMKADDPQAQLQSFKLRKEV; encoded by the coding sequence ATGACGATTTTAGATGATATTGTCGAATATAAAAAGCAGTTACTCACTGAAGGATACTATGAAGCGTTATTGAGTAATTTAGAAGAAGTGGCTGTGTCGCACAAACCGACTGTAGCGGAACAATTTGAAAATGACCGTACAATTGGTGTAATCGCGGAGATTAAGTCAAAAAGCCCGACCGTTTCAGATATACCGGAACGCAATTTAGAGGAACAATTACGACTGTATACAGCAGGAGGGGCGTCGGCGATATCGATTTTAACGGATGAACATTATTTTGGCGGCAGTTATGAACGGATGGCAGCCTTGACAAAACAGACGGATGTGCCGGTCCTCTGTAAAGACTTTATGGTTGATGAACGACAAATCGATGTGGCGAAAAAAGCGGGAGCGTCGATGATTTTACTCATCGTCAACATTTTAACGGATGAAGCATTGGCACGATTACATGATTATGCGACAGGTCTTGGCTTAGAAGTACTCGTGGAAGTGCACGACCCACAAGAGCTAGCACGAGCGCACCGTGTTCATCCGCAATTTGTAGGTATAAATAACCGTAATTTGCGAAGTTTTAAGACTGATGTCAGTCATACCGGACAAATTTTAACTTCACGACAACAAGGGATTCATTACATTTCAGAAAGTGGCATTAAAACGGTGGCGGATATCGAAACGCTTGTGCCAACTGGGATTGCGGGCGTCCTCGTCGGTGAAACATTGATGAAAGCGGATGATCCTCAAGCACAACTCCAAAGCTTTAAATTGCGTAAAGAGGTGTAA
- a CDS encoding phosphoribosylanthranilate isomerase encodes MYLKFCGFTQEADVREAVQHDIQAVGFITYPKSARYVDLAQLQKLSAHVPETMDRVAVTVNATMAQLEAIIEQTAINTIQFHGTESIDMIAALKARYPDIQLFKAIPADEKLSDNIERYGNAVERLLIDTPSSAFGGTGQVFDWRVLDALSTSNYLVAGGVNSDNVQQLIQQHPNIAGIDIASGIEKAKGQKDHDKMAYIAKFLKGE; translated from the coding sequence ATGTATTTGAAATTTTGCGGTTTCACACAAGAAGCGGACGTCCGAGAAGCAGTCCAACACGATATACAAGCAGTCGGATTTATCACGTACCCGAAAAGTGCACGCTACGTGGATTTAGCACAACTTCAAAAGCTGTCTGCGCACGTTCCTGAAACGATGGATCGCGTGGCAGTGACGGTAAACGCAACGATGGCACAACTAGAAGCCATCATCGAACAAACTGCTATTAATACGATACAATTTCATGGTACCGAATCTATAGACATGATTGCTGCATTAAAAGCGCGCTATCCTGACATACAACTGTTTAAAGCGATTCCTGCCGATGAAAAATTGTCGGACAACATCGAACGTTATGGGAATGCTGTTGAGCGACTGTTAATTGATACACCGTCTAGCGCTTTTGGAGGCACAGGACAAGTATTTGATTGGCGTGTGTTGGATGCATTGTCGACATCGAATTATTTGGTGGCAGGTGGCGTCAACAGTGACAATGTACAGCAGTTAATCCAACAGCACCCGAATATTGCGGGCATTGACATTGCAAGTGGCATTGAAAAGGCAAAAGGGCAAAAAGATCATGACAAAATGGCATATATTGCAAAATTTTTGAAAGGAGAATGA
- a CDS encoding alpha-keto acid decarboxylase family protein — protein MMKKRIGQFLIDEIAKQGVDKIFGVPGDFNLTFLDDIEAHKTLEWVGNTNELNASYAADGYARLNGLAAMVTTFGVGELSAVNGIAGSYAENVPVIQITGAPTTVVEEAGKYVHHSLGNGKFDDYQKMYAQITEAQTVLTVDNALTEIPRIIKVATEEKRPVHVHLPIDIAAKEIEVPDDVTYPTTQKAENVSTVVEKLTKRLQAAQQVTLIVGHQINSYGLQKDIQALAEKLNLPVAQLSLGKGAFNEESPQYMGVYDGYIAEDNIRDYVDGSDLVITLGAKLTDSATAGFSQKFSNDAIVTLNHRDVKVGDYTTTEPSLLEIVEAFKDIDFKYEGHFPQYQWPDVSAAVYNDEPLTQENYFNLMQEFLRKGDVVLGEQGTSFFGAYRLALQEGTTFIGQPLWGSIGYTLPSTLGTLLAAPERRHVLLIGDGSLQLTAQEMSTMVRQNLNPVIFIINNDGYTVEKKIHGENAKYNDIQMWDYKLLPALFGNKDIPTYDVKTSNDLKATMDQINQNPDTMHVVEVHMDVLDAPANLNEISKAFAAQNK, from the coding sequence ATGATGAAAAAACGTATTGGGCAATTTTTGATAGATGAAATCGCAAAACAAGGCGTTGATAAAATTTTTGGCGTTCCTGGTGATTTCAACTTAACATTTTTAGATGATATTGAAGCGCATAAGACGTTAGAATGGGTGGGCAATACGAATGAATTGAATGCAAGTTATGCCGCAGACGGTTATGCACGTTTGAACGGACTTGCCGCTATGGTAACGACGTTTGGTGTCGGTGAATTAAGTGCGGTTAACGGTATCGCGGGTTCATATGCAGAAAATGTCCCTGTGATACAAATTACAGGTGCACCGACGACAGTGGTTGAAGAAGCAGGCAAATACGTGCACCATTCTTTAGGTAACGGCAAATTTGATGACTATCAAAAAATGTATGCACAAATTACTGAAGCACAAACAGTATTAACTGTAGACAATGCATTAACAGAAATCCCACGTATCATTAAAGTGGCAACTGAAGAAAAACGTCCGGTACACGTTCACTTACCGATTGACATCGCAGCTAAAGAAATTGAAGTACCAGATGACGTCACATATCCTACAACTCAAAAAGCAGAAAATGTTTCAACTGTAGTAGAAAAATTAACAAAACGATTACAAGCCGCACAACAAGTGACCCTCATTGTCGGACATCAAATCAATAGCTATGGTTTACAAAAAGATATCCAAGCATTAGCCGAAAAATTAAATTTACCTGTCGCACAATTGTCACTCGGTAAAGGCGCGTTTAATGAAGAAAGTCCACAATATATGGGTGTATACGATGGATATATTGCAGAAGACAATATCCGTGATTACGTTGATGGTAGTGATTTGGTTATTACTTTAGGTGCCAAATTGACTGACTCAGCAACAGCAGGATTCTCACAAAAATTCTCAAATGATGCGATTGTAACGTTGAATCATCGCGACGTTAAAGTAGGCGACTATACAACAACTGAACCGTCATTGCTTGAAATTGTAGAAGCGTTCAAAGACATTGATTTCAAATATGAAGGCCACTTCCCACAATATCAATGGCCAGATGTATCCGCAGCAGTATATAACGATGAACCATTAACACAAGAAAACTATTTCAACTTAATGCAAGAGTTTTTACGCAAAGGTGACGTTGTGTTAGGCGAGCAAGGGACATCATTCTTTGGTGCATACCGTTTAGCACTTCAAGAAGGTACGACATTTATCGGTCAACCGTTATGGGGCTCAATCGGTTATACGCTCCCATCAACATTAGGTACTTTACTTGCAGCGCCAGAACGTCGTCATGTGTTACTCATTGGTGACGGCTCATTACAATTAACAGCACAAGAAATGTCTACAATGGTACGTCAAAACTTAAATCCAGTTATCTTTATTATTAACAATGATGGCTATACAGTTGAGAAAAAAATTCACGGTGAAAATGCCAAATATAACGACATTCAAATGTGGGACTACAAATTATTACCAGCATTATTCGGCAACAAAGACATCCCAACGTATGACGTCAAAACATCCAATGACTTAAAAGCAACAATGGATCAAATCAATCAAAACCCTGATACGATGCATGTTGTTGAGGTTCACATGGATGTATTAGATGCACCAGCGAACTTAAACGAAATTTCTAAAGCCTTTGCTGCACAAAACAAATAA
- a CDS encoding sugar diacid recognition domain-containing protein, whose product MIKQHWAQKVVKKASSIIKAEVLITNRGGQIIATSNPDRVGEVHQAARHSIERNLPIDIELEDMSFWNVQHPGVILPIELHGRVYGALLVSGNPDEIRAYSHLLKLHAEFIVEEELEHYSRFQETLSRTQMLAHILFNPDVYFQNYQRKSLVERLGLNDEFTVALISMQSSSKSKTTALRDALLALRLPGDDVVEISPQEYVYIVKANPNRGKSHEALIEGFDKNVQNEVFDRTLITLGSFTTGIKGLVQSYHEARSLQSLLHDLKIQEGLHTYKSHELATICNNIKKFTPENETTLVANYKKLLHLGEDKYLGETVEAYFRNHGKLVKTANDLFIHRNTLNYRIKKIHEITGWDPNTIDGIVLLRIAQLLYEGSE is encoded by the coding sequence ATGATAAAACAACATTGGGCTCAAAAAGTCGTAAAAAAAGCGTCATCTATCATTAAAGCTGAAGTACTGATTACGAATCGGGGCGGTCAAATTATCGCAACGTCTAACCCTGATCGTGTGGGTGAAGTACATCAAGCTGCGCGTCACTCGATTGAACGTAACCTGCCCATCGATATTGAATTAGAAGATATGTCTTTTTGGAACGTACAACACCCCGGTGTTATTCTGCCTATTGAACTACATGGGAGGGTTTACGGCGCCTTACTCGTTAGTGGGAATCCTGACGAAATTCGTGCTTATTCACATTTATTAAAACTACATGCCGAATTTATCGTTGAAGAAGAGTTAGAACATTATTCTCGTTTTCAAGAAACTTTGTCACGTACACAAATGTTGGCACATATTTTATTCAATCCTGACGTTTACTTTCAAAATTACCAACGCAAAAGTTTGGTTGAGCGCTTAGGTTTAAATGATGAATTTACTGTTGCACTCATTTCTATGCAAAGTTCAAGCAAATCTAAAACAACCGCTTTACGAGATGCGTTACTAGCGTTGAGGTTGCCAGGGGATGACGTTGTCGAAATTTCGCCTCAGGAATACGTCTATATTGTCAAAGCGAACCCCAATCGTGGTAAATCTCATGAAGCATTGATTGAAGGCTTTGATAAAAATGTCCAAAATGAAGTGTTTGACCGTACACTCATTACACTAGGCTCATTTACAACTGGCATCAAAGGATTAGTCCAGTCCTATCATGAAGCGCGTTCGTTACAGTCCCTATTACACGATTTAAAAATCCAAGAAGGACTACATACTTATAAATCGCATGAACTCGCAACCATTTGTAATAATATTAAAAAGTTTACACCAGAAAACGAAACAACATTAGTCGCAAATTATAAAAAACTACTGCATTTAGGGGAAGATAAGTATTTAGGAGAAACTGTGGAAGCTTATTTTAGAAACCATGGCAAATTAGTCAAAACTGCGAACGATTTGTTTATCCACCGTAACACATTGAATTATCGTATTAAGAAAATCCATGAAATTACAGGTTGGGATCCGAATACGATTGATGGGATTGTGTTATTAAGAATTGCACAGTTGCTTTATGAAGGTTCGGAATAA
- a CDS encoding anthranilate synthase component I has product MNIVYRVLDAPINPETLARHRQHKIVLESATTSQTKGRYSVVAFDAYGEVVLTESELSILTPHQTIQETTAPFEQLKAFVGQYHAQISEPELEVLPFISGFVGYCSFDLVRHAFPVLQQYPAAGTTHDVHFYMIESVYVFDHYKEQIYVIATNLFSKASENALYERLDEMIAEFDQIELFETTQVPDLPNKVIEPNIDEATFIEQVQQFKGRIQQGDMFQVVPSRIYRYAHHFGEQLHPLTYQLYQKLKRNNPSPYMFYFNMGGPILVGSSPESFVKVKAGKVMTNPIAGTIKRGATDEEDQQLAETLLSDEKELSEHRMLVDLGRNDILRIARPGSLELTKLMTIERYEHVMHIVSEVIGDVDPTLSPIDVIASLLPTGTVSGAPKLRAIQRIYETQPLKRGVYSGGVGYINCDHTLDLALAIRTMVIDETHVHAEAGCGVVYDSVPEKELAETQLKAKSLLEVTL; this is encoded by the coding sequence ATGAACATTGTTTACCGCGTTTTAGATGCACCGATTAACCCAGAAACCTTAGCACGTCATCGTCAACATAAAATTGTATTAGAAAGTGCCACAACATCACAAACGAAAGGGCGATATTCTGTTGTTGCTTTTGATGCTTATGGTGAAGTCGTTTTAACAGAATCAGAATTAAGCATTTTAACCCCGCATCAAACGATTCAAGAAACGACTGCACCGTTTGAGCAATTGAAAGCTTTTGTAGGGCAATATCACGCACAGATTTCTGAACCAGAGCTTGAGGTATTACCTTTCATTTCAGGCTTTGTCGGTTATTGTAGTTTTGATTTAGTCCGACACGCGTTTCCAGTGCTCCAACAATATCCGGCAGCGGGTACAACGCATGATGTCCATTTTTACATGATTGAATCGGTATATGTATTTGATCACTATAAAGAACAAATTTACGTGATTGCGACCAACCTTTTTTCTAAAGCATCGGAAAATGCGTTGTATGAACGTCTAGATGAGATGATTGCTGAGTTCGATCAAATTGAGTTGTTTGAAACGACACAAGTGCCTGATTTGCCAAACAAAGTGATTGAGCCGAACATTGATGAAGCAACGTTTATTGAACAAGTACAGCAATTTAAAGGACGCATTCAACAAGGCGATATGTTCCAAGTCGTCCCATCACGCATTTATCGTTATGCACATCATTTTGGTGAACAGTTGCATCCATTGACGTATCAGTTATATCAAAAATTGAAGCGGAACAATCCAAGTCCTTACATGTTTTATTTTAATATGGGCGGTCCTATTTTAGTGGGCAGTTCTCCTGAAAGTTTTGTGAAAGTGAAAGCAGGCAAAGTGATGACGAACCCTATTGCAGGAACCATTAAACGGGGCGCTACAGATGAGGAAGATCAACAATTAGCAGAAACCTTGTTGAGTGATGAAAAAGAGTTGAGTGAACACCGAATGCTTGTCGACTTAGGACGGAATGATATTTTACGTATTGCACGACCGGGAAGTTTGGAATTGACGAAACTGATGACGATAGAACGTTATGAACATGTGATGCATATTGTTAGTGAAGTCATTGGTGATGTGGACCCCACACTTTCACCTATTGATGTCATTGCGAGTTTACTACCGACCGGAACAGTATCAGGTGCGCCGAAATTACGTGCGATTCAACGCATTTATGAAACACAACCTTTGAAACGTGGGGTATATAGTGGTGGCGTCGGTTATATTAATTGCGACCATACGTTAGATTTAGCACTCGCGATTCGGACGATGGTCATTGATGAGACCCATGTGCATGCTGAAGCGGGATGTGGTGTCGTTTACGATTCAGTTCCAGAGAAAGAATTGGCAGAAACACAACTGAAAGCAAAAAGTTTATTGGAGGTCACGCTATGA